The sequence CAAATAACAAGGGTTCCGAAAGTTCGATCCCAATTTGTTTTAAAAGAGTACCCGTCGTTGTAGTTTCACAGTGAACTCCCACAAAGGGAGAAAATTTATCTAAAACCATAGATTATGGTGATTACCAGCGTTGTAATGGTTTTGCATAAGCCACTAAAATATTTCCGCTGAGTTTGTTCTCTAGTCTCTGGCAAAGCGAAAAGGCTGTCGATTCCAAATTGGCATATTTAAAAGTAGTACATAAGCCCTGCCGTTTCGCCAATGTACCTGTTTTGTAAATTGCCAAAAAAGCATTTAGCTGTTCCTCAATGAATATACATTCTTTTTCTATGTCAGGACCAGGGACCACTAAATCTGAAAGATCATACGAATTGAATTCAAAGTCTGGAATCCAATGATAAAGACTAGTATTTGTTAGAAAGGAATTGGATTTCACTCCACAACCAGTCCTTCAATGATGATTGTCCTTTGAGAATACAATGCACGATTGGAAGCCAAAAGAAATTGTGCACCTGTCGTCACAGTCCGGATGATCGAATCTATAACATTCTCTTTTGAATAAATTCTAAGATTAAAAATTTTCTTCGCATTTGGAAGTTGGTTTCTAATAATTTCATCAAGGTCTAATGTATCAATAGGTTGAGTATCAAAGAGATACCAAGAAAGTTTTGTTTCGATGGAAAAATGCCGAAATTTTTCATTGTCGCCAAGTTCATTAGAAAAACTTACAGGAATTTTTGTATCATTGATTTCGTACTGATAAGAAGCACAGCCGATCATAAAAAGAAAAATAAAGACGACGCCAACATTACTCAACATTTTCATTTTAAATCACTCCTGGTGGTTTGCGAATAGATATTGCCTTTGATATGGAGGGTATACGGCCGAACAATTCCAATAGTTAGCAGATCATAAATCCCATCTGAAAAAGTATATTCTTCGGAAATTTTTAGATCCCCAATATTGGCATTCGGATACTTTAAATAAACTTCGTTCAAAAGTTCATCTAAAGATTTATCCCTAATATTGGAAAGCCCCCAAAACATATAAACACGAGTATAAGAAATATTAAAAGAGTCCTTTACAGTGTAACCTTCACTAGAAGAGAAACTGTTTAGACGAACCTTGTTCTTACCCCAAGTTTGATAATAAGCAGTGTTAGCACAATTTAGCAAAACCATACTTGAAATGATTAAAAAAATGTTTTTCATAACTTGCTCCTAAATTTAGCATTTAAATAAGAATTGCAAGCAAACTTTTGCTAAATGATCATTTAACCAAGACCAACATCAAGAGCCATCATGAGAACAAATCCAAACATAGCACCAAGAGTTGACATTTCCGTTTCTTTTCCTGTATGAGATTCGGGGATGAGTTCCTCTATGACGACAAAAATCATTGCCCCCGCAGCAAACGATAAAGCAAGAGGCAAAATACTTTCTACATAAAAAACAAGGGCTGCACCAAGAAGGCCGCCAATTGGTTCTACAAATCCAGAAAGTTGTCCATACCAAAAACTTTTACGTGCACTAAATCCCTCACGTAACAATGGGATGGAAACAGCAGCACCTTCTGGAATATTTTGAATTCCAATCCCAAAAGCAACTACAACTGCTGCCATCAGTGCCTCATAAGTGAATCCATCACCAAGCGCACCAAAGGCGACTCCAACAGCCAAACCTTCAGGGATGTTGTGAAGTGTAATTGCTAAAATAAGAAGTAAACTCCTTTGGAAAGAGGACTTCCCACCTTCCAGACGATTTTCTTCCAATCCTACATGAAGATGAGGAAGGAGCTTATGTAATAAATATAAAGACAAACCACCTGATAAAAAACCAAAACTGACATAGAGCCATGCAGGGTTTCCGGCACGTTCCGAAAGTTCAATTGATGGCAATAGAAGAGACCAAAAACTCGCCGCAATCATAATGCCTGAAGCAAAACCAAGCATAGCATTAAAAACGGGCCTTGGCACCGTGCGAAAGAAAAAAACAAATCCAGCACCAAAGGCAGTACAAAACCAAGTAAACCCAGTGGCAAGTAATGCCAAAACCACTGGATGAAATGACAATAGAGAATCTAACATCTATTTGGCTGACATCATTCCAACAAATAAAGAACTCATTTCTTTTGCACGCCAAAGCCCATCGGAATCTTTTTCCATAGTCACTGGCCGAAAACTAGAAGCACCTCGAGTAGCCACAAAAAGTTTAATTTTGCCTGAGGATTCCTCACCCGAATAGGGGTTTGTATATGTTTCTACAGTGAGTGGCAAACTTGCTGTGTATCCATTGGATGGTTCTGCTCCTTTCCAATAACCATTGGATAACATTTTGTATTTATCCAATTGACCAAGAAGATATTTATCACCATTCCCTAAATCCATTCCATCCACAGCAGAAGGTTTCGTAGACTTTTGTCTATTTTTAGAAAGAACTGAAAGAGTCACAGCTTTCGTTCCCAGTTCTTGGTTTTTCCCATAAAGAGAAATCGCAAGGATAAGGATGGCGGCTCCCCCTTCCGGTGTGGTGGCAACCGAGGATTGAAGGGATTTGAATTCTTCAAGCGATGCCGGTTCGGATGGGAAAACAACTGGACTCCGGGAAGTTAAGTTTTGGGCAAAGGCCTGACCTGTTAGGAAGAAAAGGAGAAATACCAAAATAGGAAGTTTTTTCATAATCGTAGAATGTAGGGAATTTACCGATATTAATCAATTTATTTTCGATTGGCTTTTTAAAAAAAAGAAGACAGGGATTAATTACCAATAAATATGTGTTAGCAGATTATAAACTAACAAAGCGTTAAATTTAAAATTTAAAACCATTCCAATCATCTGGTTATTATTAACTTTCAGCTCCACATTCAATTGTGGAACAGAAAAAAAAGAAGACCAATCAACCGCACTAATCCCTTTATTAGCTTTAGGTTCTTCCGGTGGTAGTGGTGGGAAAGCGGCAGGAGAAAGATGCATTGTAGATACAGAATGTGCGGCAAAATTATTTTGTGCCAACGCATATAATATTAATACTCCTTATATTTACAATCTTTGTACTGCAGTACCAGCAGTTTCAGGAACTATTTCAGGTAACGGGACAGGATTATCAGCTACACTCACATCCTCTTCACCCGTTGCTGATTTTTCTGTGACCATCAACACCCCAGGAAAATACACTTTTTCTGTAACTTCAACCGATATTTCATCTTCTGTTGTCAAACCTGAAATAAATGTCTACCCTCAGTCAGGTAGAACGGCACTTCTACAAGCAACTAGAAATTTTAGCAATAACCATCAAATTAACGCATACAATTTTTCAACTCCAGGTACTTACAGGGTAAGAATATCAACTTACTATTATTCTGGATCGTTTGGCGGCGGAATTCGCCTTTTCGCAGCAAACAATGTTGTTGCTTCAGGCGGAGGAAGGCACACATACTTATAGTGGCAAAAATCGCTGTGATGATTATGCAGTGAACAGTTTACTTCTTAATACTTATTGCACAACTTATTTGGGAACTGGAGTCATCAGTGCTAATTCATGCGCAGTTCAAAATGCAGCAAAAACTTTAATTGGTAGATGTACAAAAGGAGTCATTCGTGGTTCAACTTACGGAAACGGCATGGTCACCAGAAATTACTACGATACCAGCTTACTTTCAGAAGTAACTTTTGATTGTGATGTTGATAATGGTGTCCAACTTTAAAAATTAGTTAAAAAAAACTTTACGAAAGCCTTTTGTTAAAG is a genomic window of Leptospira bourretii containing:
- a CDS encoding ZIP family metal transporter; translated protein: MLDSLLSFHPVVLALLATGFTWFCTAFGAGFVFFFRTVPRPVFNAMLGFASGIMIAASFWSLLLPSIELSERAGNPAWLYVSFGFLSGGLSLYLLHKLLPHLHVGLEENRLEGGKSSFQRSLLLILAITLHNIPEGLAVGVAFGALGDGFTYEALMAAVVVAFGIGIQNIPEGAAVSIPLLREGFSARKSFWYGQLSGFVEPIGGLLGAALVFYVESILPLALSFAAGAMIFVVIEELIPESHTGKETEMSTLGAMFGFVLMMALDVGLG
- a CDS encoding DUF6935 domain-containing protein — translated: MKKLPILVFLLFFLTGQAFAQNLTSRSPVVFPSEPASLEEFKSLQSSVATTPEGGAAILILAISLYGKNQELGTKAVTLSVLSKNRQKSTKPSAVDGMDLGNGDKYLLGQLDKYKMLSNGYWKGAEPSNGYTASLPLTVETYTNPYSGEESSGKIKLFVATRGASSFRPVTMEKDSDGLWRAKEMSSLFVGMMSAK